The proteins below are encoded in one region of Engraulis encrasicolus isolate BLACKSEA-1 chromosome 1, IST_EnEncr_1.0, whole genome shotgun sequence:
- the LOC134459879 gene encoding uncharacterized protein LOC134459879, translated as MDSPVDFVTSRRPPAWTLLLLFLLDLLLTSEQCSVGKPQVDPLALLVSYGGPAQATCSTRFHVDLIAWEGTVGGKTESHKQQLAWSVPRVTDWSLRGGMKCFTTSEEHGQCETHLPITIYKIPDKVSLSLVYPPAPAPLIEHRLFTLYCEVHNLAPLSGLSIVWYRGGQEIDIAARAASLPLMTTEGNPDEVATAKLRVDLNVSRDDHEVDIQCAARLQLNTTQNIPETLSGNSINRVVYWKPRVVNASGDVVLRAHNRLALMCQGEAYPEPSYQWSHQGVDLDGENNMTLVIEAVNGSHAGVYECLLSNAVGHAAVTMRVTVEDELEVEEDSSSPSLLTALLVALILAILGAAGGVFYLVYRRKTKTDSYQVQNQNQKVKLTAIRNS; from the exons ATGGACTCACCAGTGGATTTTGTTACGAGTCGGAGACCCCCTGCCTGGACACTactgctgctgtttctgctgGATTTGCTGTTGACAA GTGAGCAGTGCAGTGTGGGTAAGCCTCAGGTGGATCCCCTGGCCCTGCTGGTGAGTTACGGAGGACCCGCCCAGGCCACCTGCAGCACCCGTTTCCATGTCGACCTCATAGCCTGGGAGGGCACCGTCGGAGGCAAGACCGAGAGCCACAAACAACAGCTGGCGTGGAGCGTGCCTCGCGTCACCGACTGGTCTCTGAGAGGCGGAATGAAGTGTTTCACAACCTCCGAGGAGCACGGGCAATGCGAGACACACTTGCCCATCACTATTTACA AGATTCCCGACAAGGTGTCCCTGTCCTTGGTCTACCCGCCGGCCCCCGCCCCTCTGATTGAGCACCGGCTCTTCACGCTGTACTGCGAGGTTCACAACCTGGCTCCCCTCTCCGGCCTCTCCATTGTGTGGTACAGAGGAGGCCAAGAGATAGACATAGCAGCCCGGGCCGCATCTCTGCCGCTGATGACGACCGAAGGAAACCCAGATGAG GTTGCCACGGCGAAGCTTCGGGTAGACCTTAACGTTTCCCGTGACGACCATGAGGTGGACATCCAATGCGCTGCCCggctgcagctgaacaccactCAGAACATACCAGAGACCCTCTCCGGCAACAGCATCAACCGGGTAGTATATT GGAAGCCGCGCGTGGTCAATGCCAGTGGGGATGTGGTGCTCCGTGCCCACAACAGACTAGCCCTCATGTGTCAAGGGGAGGCCTACCCTGAGCCCAGCTACCAGTGGAGTCACCAGGGGGTCGACTTGGATGGCGAGAACAACATGACGCTAGTGATCGAGGCGGTGAACGGCAGCCACGCCGGGGTCTACGAGTGTCTCCTCAGCAACGCAGTGGGGCATGCGGCCGTCACCATGCGAGTCACAGTAGAAG ATGAATTAGAGGTCGAGGAGGACTCATCATCGCCGTCACTACTCACTGCACTCTTGGTGGCCCTCATTCTGGCCATCCTGGGAGCAGCCGGCGGCGTGTTTTATCTGGTCTACCGCAGGAAGACCAAGACGGACAGCTACCAGgtccagaaccagaaccagaaagTGAAGTTGACTGCAATCAGGAACAGCTGA
- the LOC134459805 gene encoding uncharacterized protein LOC134459805 codes for MEDLFPSQGIFWMSLLMSFNLTLSDEDLCVGLKPVIVPPRLVVQYGESASATCSVPQPIGVMGWKTPAEGAMREYNVQSLQWVADRVTDWRLESGVSCFTASEEHGECSTHLPITIYKIPESVTIRVQQHTGPLLEGERYNLECEAEGVAPVRNVTVLWFRGGQMFAQSRIPPYSIRGYQSGDDTFRNILTFTALRLDHGAFYSCAARLDLNTSKPIPVTRSNSILLEVLFKTRGQDRTLEAGDPRVWKVILLGVGMVMMAVLTVVGYSIYPCLPREEQATRGL; via the exons ATGGAGGATTTGTTTCCGAGCCAAGGAATTTTCTGGATGAGCCTCCTAATGTCTTTCAACCTCACGCTGTCAG ATGAGGATCTCTGTGTTGGGCTGAAGCCGGTCATCGTGCCCCCACGTCTGGTGGTCCAATATGGAGAATCCGCCTCAGCAACATGCAGCGTTCCCCAGCCGATAG GCGTCATGGGCTGGAAGACGCCTGCAGAGGGCGCCATGAGGGAGTATAATGTCCAGAGCCTGCAGTGGGTAGCAGACAGAGTTACAGACTGGAGACTGGAATCTGGAGTGAGCTGCTTCACCGCCTCTGAGGAGCACGGCGAGTGCTCAACACACCTGCCCATCACTATTTACA AAATTCCCGAAAGTGTGACGATTCGGGTCCAGCAGCACACAGGCCCCCTTCTGGAGGGGGAGAGGTATAACCTGGAGTGCGAGGCAGAGGGTGTGGCGCCCGTACGCAATGTCACCGTCTTGTGGTTCAGGGGAGGCCAGATGTTCGCACAGTCGCGTATCCCGCCGTACTCTATCCGAGGATACCAGTCTGGAGACGACACTTTCAG GAATATTTTGACCTTCACAGCTTTGAGACTGGACCATGGGGCTTTCTACAGCTGTGCCGCCAGACTGGACCTGAATACGTCTAAACCCATCCCTGTCACAAGGTCCAACAGCATCCTGCTTGAAGTACTGT TCAAGACCCGAGGCCAGGATAGGACCCTTGAAGCAG GAGATCCGCGGGTGTGGAAGGTCATTCTGCTGGGCGTCGGCATGGTGATGATGGCCGTCCTAACTGTCGTGGGCTACAGCATCTACCCATGTCTACCACGCGAAGAACAGGCAACAAGAGGACTATAA